In the genome of Glycine soja cultivar W05 unplaced genomic scaffold, ASM419377v2 tig00000501_1_pilon, whole genome shotgun sequence, the window GCCTTCGATTTTTCGTgcccaaaaacaaataaataaataaataatctgaAAATCGAGACGGTATGTGTTAGATCTGGCTTGGTTCATGATTTTAGTATTTTGTTTGATATGCGCAGGAAGCCAGCTGGATTCAAACAAGAAAGCAATGTCGATCCAGGTAATATGGTGCTTGTAATCTCACAGCAGCTCTTTCCTTTTCAActcgttttatttttctccGCATAAGTTGAATTTCTCACACGGTTTCTTGTATAGAATAATGAATTTCGATGATTAATATTGCAAATAAACGATCAATTTCGTCCTTGATCTATTACCCTCTCTACTAAATGGTCctgaagtaaaataataaagtttattAGTAATCTCTCAAGTATTaaaattcatgttaattagGAAAATATATCAACTTAGGGACTAAAACTGATGGATGTTCAATACTTGGGACTTGGGAGGCGACTACATAGGGGAGAGAGTAATACTTAGGGACCAAATTGATTGTTTATTCCATTATTTTGGGTGGAGATTGCTGTATAGATTTGCCAATAAAGGCAGCATTTCTGTTACGGCTAAAATAATTCTCTGTGTAGTGTTTTCTATTCATCCTTTGGGACTAGGGCtgtttcatttttctatttttcttcatttctggAATATCTTTTGAATTTATGTTCCCTGTTCATGGAAAAGGTGGTATAGTGTTATTATAATGTGCCAGACATCAGTCAAAATGGGATTCAGGTTGCATACAAGACCTAGTAATCgccaattattaaatatatcacCACTtcaattacataattttttttctgaactTAAAATATCtcagaatattaaaactaattggaacaaaaaaggaaaatgcagCAAAGAAAAGACTAAGAGTCATACTTTCTGTTTGCATCAAAGCCATGGGTTATTTTTGGGCTGGGGAAGATGCAATCTCCTTGTTTTACCTTGCACTGCATGATCTAAGCTGTCTGATGCTgacttctgtttttaatttggtttgTCAATGTCATATATACTCTATTTAGACATGCATGGGATCTGTTCACTTATATTCTCTAGTAATATTATTGAAATATACATGTTGCTGTAGTGATTGCAGCAGCATTGGAACTCTTTACTGAACATCAATAAtgttgtgattgatgattgcaGTGCAAGGTGTGCATGCAAACATTTATGTGCACCACATCGGAAGTGAAGTGTAGGGAGCATGCTGAAGCCAAACACCCTAAATCTGATGTTTATGCTTGTTTTCCTCATCTCAAAAAGTGAACATATTGGAGAGTGCAAATGGAGAAAAACTTTATATCATCATGGCCTCTTCCTTAAACCTATTGACAGAGATCTTCCCCATTTTCTATCtatataaaatgtgtttttctgTGTTTGTGCCTTGGGAATTTAGGAGGGACAAGGAGAGGAAGactattttattatgatttccCTTGATGACAGGACAAGAAACTGTGTGATGCTTGTCAAGGTGTAACTGTTTAATGATGGTTCGTGTTAATATTAAAGTGTTACAGAAACTTAAATTCTAGTCTTATCAGAGGAAATGTTTTACTATCAATAATTTCGTCTCAGAGTCTGGAACCAAAATGGAATTTTGGTGTCCTGAACTCA includes:
- the LOC114404137 gene encoding uncharacterized protein At2g23090-like produces the protein MGGGNGQKAKMAREKNIEKQKAASKGSQLDSNKKAMSIQCKVCMQTFMCTTSEVKCREHAEAKHPKSDVYACFPHLKK